The sequence GGGCATGATCCGCCGGATCGGCCGATAAAGCGGCTCGGTCATGCGGCTGAGCGCGAACAGCACCTGCCGCACGAAATCGTTGTGGGTGTTGACCACGTTGAACGCCACCAGCCAGGAGAGGATTGCCTGGATGATGATGATCCACAACAGGACCGAAAGCAGCAGGTCGACGATCTGGAGCAGGGGGATGATCATGTACGCCTCCCTAGCCGAGCCGGCCGCGCCGTTCCAGCCACTGGCGAAACGACGGGCGGCTCCCCATATCGCCTTGGCGCGACGCTTCCCTTTTCGGCCGCCAGCCGCTAAGGGAGCCCGCTTTTCGAGACATATCAGCCTAAGGATTTCGCTTGGCGAAAGAAGAACTGCTTGAGATGCGCGGCCAGGTGGTTGAGCTTTTGCCCAACGCCATGTTCCGCGTGAAGCTCGAGAACGATCACGAGATTCTCGGCCATACCGCCGGCAAGATGCGCAAGAACCGCATCCGCGTGCTGGTGGGCGACGAGGTGCTGGTCGAGCTCACGCCCTACGACCTGACCAAGGGCCGCATCACCTACCGCTTCAAGTAAGCAGGCGCGTGGCGTCCGTGCGGCTGGTTCTCGCCTCCGCCTCACCCCGCCGTCTGGATCTGCTTGCGCGCATCGGCGTGAGCGTCGACGCGGTCGACCCCGCCGATATCGACGAGACCCCGCTGAAGGGCGAGGCGCCGACGGATCATGCCCGCCGTCTCGCCGCCGCGAAGGCAGCGGTGGTCGCGGCGCGCCATCCTGGCGCGATCGTGCTGGCCGCCGATACCGTGGTCGCCGCCGGCCGCCGCATCCTGCCCAAGGCAGAGGATGCTGGCGAAGTCGTGCGCTGCCTCACCCTGCTCGCCGGCCGCCGCCACCGCGTGCTGAGCGCGCTGACGGTGGTCGATGCCGCAGGCAAGGCGCGCCATCGTCTGTCCACCACCATCGTCACCTTCGGGCCGCTGCCCGCCGCCACCATCGCCACTTATGCAGCCTCCGGCGAGGGCGTCGGCAAGGCGGGCGGCTATGCCATTCAGGGCGCCGCCGAAGGCTTCGTGCGCGCGCTGGCCGGCAGCCATTCGGGCGTGGTCGGCCTGCCTTTATTCGAGACGCGCGCCTTGCTGATCGCGGCTGGGCTGGCGCTTGGCTGAGTGGCTGTTCGACGCCGGCATCGGCGAAAGCCGCGCCGCGCTGATCGAGGGCGGCCGACTGGTCGAGATGGCGGTCGAATGGGACGATGACGGGCTGCGCGCCGGTGCCGTGCTGCCCGCGCGACTGGTGCGCAAGGCCGACGCGTCGGGGCGCGGGCTGGCCGAGACCGCGGACGGCCAGACGGTCCAGCTCACGCCGGTGCCTGCAGGCCTCACCGAGGGCCGTACCCTGCTGATCGAGATCACGCGCGCCGCACAGCCCGAAGATGGCGCGTTCAAGCCGCCCCGCGCACGTCCGGCTCTGGCCGATTCGGTCGAGACACCGGGCCCCGACCTTCGCGCGAGACTCGCCGCGCTAGGGCTGCCGATCCGCACCGGCACCGACGGCTTCGCCGCCGCCGGCTGGGACGAGGCGGTCGAGGAAGCCGCGCGCGGCATCGTCGCGCGGCCCGATGCGCTGCTGCGGATCGTGCCGACCCCAGCGATGACGCTGATCGATGTCGACGGCGCCGGCGCGGCGGCCGACCTCGCGCTCGCCGGCGCGCGCCTGGCGGGCCGCACGATCCGCCTCTACGATCTCGCCGGCTCGATCGGCATCGACCTGCCGACGATGACCGGCAAGGCCGACAGACAGGCCGCCGCCACCGCGCTCGACGCGGTGCTGCCGCCGCCGTTCGAGCGGACCGCGGTCAACGGCTTCGGTTTCCTCCAGATCGTACGGCGCCGGGTACGGCCCTCGCTGATCGACCGGCTGACGGCCGATCCCGTCGGAGCGGCTGCGCGCGTGCTGCTGCGACGGGCGGCGCGAGCCAGCGGCCACGGCGCGCTGACGCTCAGCGCCGCGCCCGGCGTGATCGCGCGCCTGGCCGCGCGGCCCGACTGGCTCGACCAGCTCGCACGGCAGGCCGGCGCGATGCCCGCCTTGCGGGAGGAAGCCGGCCTCGCCATATCCGCCGCACATGCCTTCCGCGCCTTCCCCTAGCCGCCAGCGCGGCCAAGCCGCATGCCCCGCCTGCGGCGCGCCCGCACAAGCAGCGCATATGCCCTTCTGCAGCCAAGGCTGTCGCGATCGCGACCTGCTCAAGTGGTTGTCGGAGGGCCATCGCATCCCCGGCCCGCCCGCCGACGACGAGGTTGCCGATTTCGATCGCGAGGGGATGGACAGGGAAGCGCCACCTTCCCTATAGGCCCCGCTTCCGACGCTTCCGTGCCCAGGTAGCTCAGTTGGTAGAGCACGTGACTGAAAATCACGGTGTCGGCGGTTCGATCCCGTCCCTGGGCACCACAGCATCGCTTTCGGCGATCAAGTGTCGGGTTTTTCCGCAAATGGGTTGCGGATGCGCAAAGCGTCATCGATCACCAGCCCATCGTGCATGTCTTCCGACCACAGCATGTCGCAACCCGCGAGCCGGGCGGCGGCGACGATCATCGCGTCGTAGAGCGACAGCCGATAAAGCTCGGCCAAGCGCAAGCCCGCGTCATGGGTCGCGATCGTCAGCGGCGCGACATCCACAAGCGGGCGAATGGCCGCGAGGAAAGCGTGCGTTTCCGGCCATGAAAATCCGGCCTTGCGCCGCAGGACATTGGCCGTCTCGTTCAAGACCTGGACGCTGATCAAGGCACCTGCCGCCAGCAGCGCCTCGACCCGGTCGGCTTTCGCGGGATTCCCCGAAGCGAGATAGATCAGGACGTTACTGTCGAGAAAGCTAGCGGCCATTTGCCTCGTCCCGGTCGAACTTGAAGTCCGCGGGGAGGCGACCGCGATAGGCGCGCAACCGCGCCAGCAGCTCGTCGGTGCCGGGTTTGCGCGCCACGCCCATGCTGTGCGTGTCGGCGACGTGCAGTTCGATATCATCGCCCTCGTGAAGGCCGAGCGCCTCCACCACCGAGGCGGGCAATCGAACGGCCAGGCTGTTACCCCATTTGGCGACCTGCATCGCGATCTCCGTGGATATACGAATGCGTGATGTATATCCGGAACCAGTCCCCCGCAACATGCGTGGCGCAATCACCGGT is a genomic window of Sphingomonas nostoxanthinifaciens containing:
- a CDS encoding AbrB/MazE/SpoVT family DNA-binding domain-containing protein, giving the protein MQVAKWGNSLAVRLPASVVEALGLHEGDDIELHVADTHSMGVARKPGTDELLARLRAYRGRLPADFKFDRDEANGR
- a CDS encoding DNA gyrase inhibitor YacG is translated as MPFCSQGCRDRDLLKWLSEGHRIPGPPADDEVADFDREGMDREAPPSL
- the infA gene encoding translation initiation factor IF-1, producing MAKEELLEMRGQVVELLPNAMFRVKLENDHEILGHTAGKMRKNRIRVLVGDEVLVELTPYDLTKGRITYRFK
- a CDS encoding Maf family protein, whose product is MRLVLASASPRRLDLLARIGVSVDAVDPADIDETPLKGEAPTDHARRLAAAKAAVVAARHPGAIVLAADTVVAAGRRILPKAEDAGEVVRCLTLLAGRRHRVLSALTVVDAAGKARHRLSTTIVTFGPLPAATIATYAASGEGVGKAGGYAIQGAAEGFVRALAGSHSGVVGLPLFETRALLIAAGLALG
- a CDS encoding PIN domain-containing protein — its product is MAASFLDSNVLIYLASGNPAKADRVEALLAAGALISVQVLNETANVLRRKAGFSWPETHAFLAAIRPLVDVAPLTIATHDAGLRLAELYRLSLYDAMIVAAARLAGCDMLWSEDMHDGLVIDDALRIRNPFAEKPDT
- a CDS encoding ribonuclease E/G family protein; the protein is MAEWLFDAGIGESRAALIEGGRLVEMAVEWDDDGLRAGAVLPARLVRKADASGRGLAETADGQTVQLTPVPAGLTEGRTLLIEITRAAQPEDGAFKPPRARPALADSVETPGPDLRARLAALGLPIRTGTDGFAAAGWDEAVEEAARGIVARPDALLRIVPTPAMTLIDVDGAGAAADLALAGARLAGRTIRLYDLAGSIGIDLPTMTGKADRQAAATALDAVLPPPFERTAVNGFGFLQIVRRRVRPSLIDRLTADPVGAAARVLLRRAARASGHGALTLSAAPGVIARLAARPDWLDQLARQAGAMPALREEAGLAISAAHAFRAFP
- a CDS encoding YggT family protein; this encodes MIIPLLQIVDLLLSVLLWIIIIQAILSWLVAFNVVNTHNDFVRQVLFALSRMTEPLYRPIRRIMPDFGALDFSPLVVLLIIQILRSIVLPAVARAAIGG